The Triticum aestivum cultivar Chinese Spring chromosome 3A, IWGSC CS RefSeq v2.1, whole genome shotgun sequence genome includes a region encoding these proteins:
- the LOC123056770 gene encoding uncharacterized protein, which translates to MATTALSMKLLVDTKARRVLFAEASKDVVDFLFSILSLPVGTAVKLLGKGSMVGSVGSLYASVEKLDGTYVQPGAAKDALLHPAVPSPAVSNKSSLLLGSPPPPASSIRAQPQPTTFFGCNSQCRSRNYDYDSVYVYDEGECGRQQLSCSGCRSYMTDKRGTACGVAGKGFVQGIVTYTVMDDLTVTPMSSISSIALLNTFGVKDLGALQEKTVQLGYNEGLDILKASLQSKTVLTDVFLKLSNV; encoded by the exons ATGGCGACCACCGCGCTGAGCATGAAGCTGCTGGTGGACACCAAGGCGCGGCGCGTGCTGTTCGCCGAGGCGAGCAAGGACGTGGTGGACTTCCTTTTCTCCATCCTCTCCCTGCCCGTCGGCACCGCCGTCAAGCTGCTCGGCAAGGGCTCCATGGTCGGCAGCGTCGGCAGCCTCTACGCCAGTGTTGAGAAGCTCGACGGCACCTACGTCCAGCCCGGCGCCGCCAAGGACGCGCTCCTCCACCCCGCCGTCCCATCCCCGGCCGTCAGCAACAAAAGCTCCCTCCTCTtaggctcgccgccgccgccggcgtcgtcCATCCGGGCCCAGCCCCAGCCGACGACGTTCTTCGGATGCAATAGCCAGTGCAGGTCGCGCAACTACGACTACGACAGCGTCTACGTCTACGACGAGGGCGAGTGTGGCCGCCAGCAACTTTCTTGCAGCGGTTGCCGTAGCTACATGACGGACAAGAGAGGCACCGCCT GCGGCGTCGCCGGAAAGGGGTTCGTGCAGGGCATCGTGACGTACACGGTGATGGACGACCTCACCGTGACGCCCATGTCGTCCATCTCCAGCATCGCCCTGCTCAACACATTCGGCGTCAAGGACCTGGGCGCGCTCCAGGAGAAGACCGTGCAGCTCGGCTACAACGAG GGTTTGGATATCCTCAAGGCGTCGCTGCAATCCAAGACGGTCCTCACCGACGTTTTCCTCAAGCTCAGCAACGTTTGA
- the LOC123057869 gene encoding uncharacterized protein, with translation MSTTTAAAMSMKLLVDTKAGRVLFAEAGKDVVDFLFSLLALPVGTAVKLLGPDSMVGGAGDLYASVQKLDGSYVLPGANTDALLCPAVPSPAAVPSISLSLLGLPSPSPAFFRCGYCHSPGYVTEVRGAKCPRCGNHMADAIQCVRPDSGDSGQAAAGGARGFVQGVVTYTVMDNLAVTPMSAIASITLLNTFAVRGLGALQEMTVRIGYKEGLAILKAALQSKTVLTDVFLAGCKTGPVYD, from the exons ATGTCGACCACCACCGCGGCCGCGATGAGCATGAAGCTGCTGGTGGACACCAAGGCCGGGCGCGTGCTGTTCGCGGAGGCCGGCAAGGACGTTGTCGActtcctcttctccctcctcgcccTGCCTGTCGGCACGGCCGTCAAGCTGCTCGGGCCGGACTCAATGGTCGGGGGCGCCGGCGACCTCTACGCCAGCGTCCAGAAGCTCGACGGCTCCTACGTCCTGCCCGGGGCGAACACCGACGCGCTCCTATGCCCCGCCGTGCCCTCGCCGGCGGCGGTCCCCAGCATCTCCCTGTCCCTCCTCGGCCTGCCGAGCCCGTCGCCGGCTTTCTTCAGGTGCGGCTATTGTCACAGCCCGGGCTACGTGACGGAGGTGAGAGGCGCCAAGTGCCCCAGATGTGGCAACCATATGGCGGACGCGATCCAGTGCGTGCGGCCCGATTCCGGCGACTCCGGGCAGGCCGCCGCCGGAGGGGCGAGAGGGTTCGTGCAGGGCGTGGTGACGTACACGGTGATGGACAACCTCGCCGTGACCCCCATGTCCGCCATCGCCAGCATCACCCTGCTCAACACCTTCGCCGtcaggggcctcggcgcgctccagGAGATGACCGTGCGGATCGGCTACAAGGAG GGTTTGGCGATTCTCAAGGCGGCGCTGCAGTCCAAGACTGTCCTCACCGACGTCTTCCTCGCCGGCTGCAAGACAGGTCCGGTGTACGACTGA